Below is a window of Lacibacter sp. H407 DNA.
ACTCCGGTTTTAATACAAGCAATGCCGGATACATCCACAATTCTGTATCCCAAAACACATGACCATTATAACCTAAACCACTCAATCCCATCGGCGAAGGTGAGAGTGCTGTACCTTCTCTTGTGAACGAATATAAATGATAAAGCATGCTGTTGATGTCTTGCTGATCCTGTGCTGCGGCAGCATCGCCTTCAATTGTAATACGACTGCTCCATAACTCATCCCATGCTTTAGTATGAAACTGCAGCAAACGTTCTCTTCCTTCAAGCTTTGCGTAAATGGTCAAACGTTCTGCTTCATTCAACGGATCATCATGATGTGCGGATGTGATCGATGACCCCGCAATCGAATAACGATAGGTTTCACCTGCTTTTAATTGCTTGCTGAATTTTACGAGGTGCATATTATTATCCCACATTTCATGGATCACTCTTGGTTCGCTGCCGTGATGTTCAGAAAATAAAAATGTGTTGCTGGCACACATCAGCAATTTACCTGTCGGGCTTTTTGCAGATGATGTCAATAAACTCATGGTTACATGCGGACGATCAATTTCATTGTAGTAATTCTGTACATCTTTCAACGCATCCGGTGCTTCCATTACACTGGCGCCGGTGATGTTGATATTCTTTTTTGGTATGATTGTAATATCCATCAGCACCGTAAATGGCAACTGACGTAGAGAATAATAGGTATACGTTACTGTTGCTTTATCAGCATAATCAAATGAAGTAGTGAAGCTGGCATGTTGCATATCCAGTTCCTGTTTCATATTGGAAGCTGATTTTGCATCGATGCGTTTGCCATCAATTTCAAGGTAACTGTTGAGTAAATTGAAACTCTTTAAAAAATTACTTACACGGCCCCGACCATACAGATCGTATGCACCCGCCAACACTACTTCTTTCACTTTAAACGGTTCGGGTGATGATACCACGCCAATCATTCCGTTTGCAACGGTGATGCCATAGTAATTATTCGCATCAATTTTATCAGCAGAAATTTTCCAGGGGTTGATGGTTTGTGCTGTTGCTGTAAATGCTGTAAAGAGCAATGCAAGTATTGTTAATCGTTTCATGGCAATCTTCGTTATTGGCAGAAAGATAGATACTAATGCTGAATCAATCCAGCACTCTTATGGAAAACCGATGCTGCAAACGATTGCAATGAATAATTCAGTTTAAAACAATTGTG
It encodes the following:
- a CDS encoding glycoside hydrolase family 65 protein; its protein translation is MKRLTILALLFTAFTATAQTINPWKISADKIDANNYYGITVANGMIGVVSSPEPFKVKEVVLAGAYDLYGRGRVSNFLKSFNLLNSYLEIDGKRIDAKSASNMKQELDMQHASFTTSFDYADKATVTYTYYSLRQLPFTVLMDITIIPKKNINITGASVMEAPDALKDVQNYYNEIDRPHVTMSLLTSSAKSPTGKLLMCASNTFLFSEHHGSEPRVIHEMWDNNMHLVKFSKQLKAGETYRYSIAGSSITSAHHDDPLNEAERLTIYAKLEGRERLLQFHTKAWDELWSSRITIEGDAAAAQDQQDINSMLYHLYSFTREGTALSPSPMGLSGLGYNGHVFWDTELWMYPALLVLKPELAKSMMEYRYQRLEAAKRNAFSKGFKGAMYPWESAETGVEETPVWALSGPFEHHITACVAIAAWNYYCVTQDKQWLREKGYPIISATADFWASRVERNGVGKYDIKNVVAADEWAENVDNNAFTNAAAKANLQFATEAAKLLGITPNADWMNVANNIPVLKFPDGVTREHATYNGEGIKQADVNLLAYPLKEVKDVASIKKDLEYYEQRVPNEGTPAMTQAVFTTLYARLGNSEKAYHWFKDAFIPNLNPPFRVIAETKGGTNPYFATGAGGILQSVLMGFGGLEITPTGITQIKTVLPKNWKSVTITGVGVQKKTYSNKQ